The DNA region ATTTGATGGTTGAAAAGCATTTTATGACATCTCAGTAAAATGTATCACTATCAAATCAGAAGTTAGAACATTCAATTAATTTTCTATCGCCGTCTGCTGCATGATAATAATATGGTTACTGGTAGGTGACCGTGTTACTACATACGTGTTGTTACTATCTAGACTGCtctttttgtataaaaatcatGTAGGTTGGTAATTACTTGCGTATGTTCCGAGGTTCACTTTACAAAAAATATCCATCACTATGGCGACGTTTAGCTTCCATGCAAGAAAGAAGAATGATTGTCAAACTAGGAGAGCGtaagttttttaaatggaatttAATATTCATTACTGTATTTCCCAAATCCTTTATCCATAgtgcattttaattattttccaaatgttctCATCATTTTGTACTGTAAACTGCCAGCAACGAATAAATGACTCGAGCTTACTGTAGAATTGCTTTAAAACTCTTTTTTCCACTtctgaataaatttaaatttaaactcaTTCTTAGAATTGTGCCACCAATTTATGATAAAATACTCAAAAAATAGTTTCTTCCAAAATCATTTGGAGGAATGACGGACCATGATCGATACTGTGAGTATAGTATATTATAACCTGATAAGGCGAAATAAGAATGAAGAAATGTAGGAAGGTGGACTTGTCTGGCTAGACAAGAAGGTTCCCAAATCACTCCTAttctttttgttgttttgtaggTTTTGGTCAACATGGCCTGGCAACTAATGTTACGTTACTAAAAGCAATAGAAGTAGAAGAAATACTAGAAGGAAATGAAGAAAAGTATAAAGCTGTTTCAATAAACACAGAGTTGACACCTCTCAGGTTAGTGATACAATTTAAGTAGTAGTCATGCCATTATCAATGATGCCATCTttctttaatttatcatttgtGTTATATGATGCAATCTCAATAATGAAATGTCATTAATCCTAATgctaattatatattaattaatgtctTTAATCTCTGTAATATTCTAGAGACTCAAAACAGAAACGAAGTCGTGACTGGGTTCCTGCTGTTCCTAATAGCTCTCATCATCTGGATGCAGTGCCTTGTTCCACTCCAATAAGTCGTACTAGAATAACTGGTAAAAGGCAACGTACATTTCCATTATGGTATGTGGCAGCGTACAGTTTCttacaataaaaaattaacCACCTTTGTTTGTAGAATTAAGCTTCCAGTAATGGAAATTACTGTggaatgttttaataaatactttttaaataatttacttGTGTGTACATAAACAGCCAAGTagaatttattaatatttgtatctTTGAATAACTGATACAAATTTACAAGCACTGATATGACAGAGGTGTATGTAAATGAGAGATGTTACATTATGTGGGTGCTGTGCAAGGCTAAACCCAGGttatgagtgctcactggctaacCCTAGGGGCCACACAGAGCTTGTGGGGGcccatgagcagtgcccagagcaAAAAAActggcattaaaatatgtcgaaaaaggtTAAAAATGGCCAAGGCCTCCAGCATTGaagggccacttagggttcctaaaccaagGACCCCAGGCCTTGGTGTTATGCCACTGGCTAAACCATTGTGCCATGGGCTAAACCATTGTGCCATGGGCCTCTATGTGTTGTTAGTTATTTATTGCCATATACATTTCTATTACTATAGTTTTGATGATCATGATCCATCTGTTCATCATGAGAATGGTGCCAACCAGGAAGTACTTGTACCAATCCGATTGGATATGGAGATTGAAGGACAGAAATTGAGGGACACATTCACATGGAATAAAAATGGTAAGTTTAGAAAAACTTTTCTTCTATATAGTTATGAAACACAAATGATGGTTCAatggtaatttttattttagaatataCTAGGGACTACACACTCCAAGGGTCCTAGGTTCAagtcatgattttttttaaggACCAagttacaactccactcccaaagacttgtaataagactttgtttatgtagagcaccttgtgtatatgtttgtcttgtgaacctctgagggttcctaatgatcagcaattgctggatggatcaccctcattaaatatagtaaaaaaaaaaaaaacaaaaaaaaaaaaacattctaaCAAATGAATATAAGTTCGGAATAAGCTCCGCCCACAATTGATGATTGATTTAGgtgcaggggtggcgccaggatcttcccgacgcgggggctacattccccgacgagggggctatgcgagcatcaCTATGcgagcccccggaagcaacgcgttctagcgtcatttgaggtcattttaatcagatttagggtagccattttttccattttttataatgcataaataaaatactgcgtgcaaaaaaacgatgcgcgatgactgtttcaatccatatttttcgatttaaaaaataaaagttcaaagaaaatttagaaaaatagagttggaggtcccggaaattggacttattatacttcaaaacatgaaaaaaaatatataagtccctatcatggttgtgactgagctaagaaatgtagaaaaaaaaatagagatgttaggtcccggaaaatgcacttcttgtacttcaaaatatgaccagctttattgttggggctgagctaagaaaatgtttaaaactagagctgcaggtcttcaaaaaattgcattttatactttggaaacatcaggcctagaggcttaaaaaacgcaagtagacctttttcagtcggggaaataagtttattcctcccaagtgtatgcgtgcgtaccatctggacttccgagtggtgagaaattcatgacatacaggacattgaaaatgtaataacttagctataataagatgttggctaagcaaAAATGGcacgttttttttgtttagtaatggatgaaaaatttattttaggtgccccacggtacagaatgttacttgtaaattaaaagattggtgaacatacgaacaattaacttaattcgtttttgctgtagtgtagcgtacgtcgacgcagtacacgacgtaaccgtcggtaaactgcgcctggaaaataactacagtacacattttggtcccctgatggaacatgatatcacgcgtctcgacccaacgttgaacgattcgtacaaagggataccgccagacaagtgcgtacatagctattgtttagtagtaagttagatcgctggcaataatgaatgcatataaagtgcataatatcactctgacgtactctcacggtcaatgaaacgtcgcggttttctaggcgctgaagctagctacgaagtgaacgcgaacgctttttactgtatattatattccccgacaaaaagtacccgtgttcccttcggtaaccgtcggtaaacttcgcctggaaaataactacattacacattttggtccctggatggaacttgatatcacgcgtctcaacccaaacgttgaacgattcgtacaagggataccgccagacaagtgcgtacctagctaatgtttagtagtaagttagatcgctggcaataatgaatgcataagtgcataatagccctctgacgtactctcacggtcaatggaacgtcgtggttttctaggcgctgaagctgtatgaagtgaacgcgaacgttttttactgtatattatattccccgacaaaaagtacccgtgttccccgacgggggggggctaggctccccgacgaggggggctagagcccccgtagcccccccccccccccccccccccgctggcgccaccactgtttAGGTGATGACCACATGTGTATCCAAAACAAATTGTAACTTAtgcttattaattatatttttcgaCCAATTTGTGTATTACTAttctttttaaacaataaataagcaaaatatcatttcatcaacattttctatcataaaaataattcttttgCTTTCCTTGAGCAGAACATCTCATTACACCAGAGATGTTTGCAGAGGTGCTCTGTGAAGATCTTGAACTTTTACCTTTGAACTTTGTTCAACCAATTGCACAAGCCATTAGGAGTCAGATTGAAGCCTTTCCTGCAGACAACAGTATTCTTGAAGCTAACACTGACCAACGAGTCATTTTAAAAGTAAGTGACTAGTGTCTATATTAAGGACTTATAATACAGACCTACTTTTGTACTTTGTGTCCATACAGACAGAATCTTATTAATTTATAACAAGGGCTATGTAGATCAGTGTATTGAGGTAACCACCTACTCATGTACAGGTGTTTTTAAAGTGAGCAAGTTATGCCCAATTGAATCTACTGTTTATTGTCCTAAATAAGACCTGTTTTACCAccattttattttgtgtgttCAATTGTTGCattattaacataattttattttttactatattccatttacattttataataattatttaattgtatttttaatatagtattgtatttagtgtattctgtaattaggcctttggtttttttataagatgtgatttgaaataaaaatttattttttctttcagCTCAATGTCCATGTAGGCAATGTATCATTAGTAGACCAATTTGAATGGGACATGTCAGAAAAAGATAATAGTCCAGAGGAATTTTCACTAAAACTGTGTGCTGAACTAGGCCTAGGAGGAGAGTTCATAACGGCTATTGCATACAGTATTCGGGGTCAGTTGAGTTGGCATCAGAGAACGTATGCATTTAGGTAAGCCGCTCTACGTCTAAATTTAGCCTGTAGAGAATTTTTAAAGGCAGTAATAATTGGAGAAGTAGTCCACTCGGCTTAAATGGTTACTCGCCTTAAATGGGCGGGTATCATACCTAGTGTATACAATCTATATTTATGtatagaaaaagaaaagatgTTGAGTACTGTGCCTGTTTGGTTGatatttaatttgt from Antedon mediterranea chromosome 2, ecAntMedi1.1, whole genome shotgun sequence includes:
- the LOC140040210 gene encoding SWI/SNF-related matrix-associated actin-dependent regulator of chromatin subfamily B member 1-like codes for the protein MSSKHVPLATFGKKPDTFRFEEGGERFMIGSEVGNYLRMFRGSLYKKYPSLWRRLASMQERRMIVKLGERFGQHGLATNVTLLKAIEVEEILEGNEEKYKAVSINTELTPLRDSKQKRSRDWVPAVPNSSHHLDAVPCSTPISRTRITGKRQRTFPLCFDDHDPSVHHENGANQEVLVPIRLDMEIEGQKLRDTFTWNKNEHLITPEMFAEVLCEDLELLPLNFVQPIAQAIRSQIEAFPADNSILEANTDQRVILKLNVHVGNVSLVDQFEWDMSEKDNSPEEFSLKLCAELGLGGEFITAIAYSIRGQLSWHQRTYAFSEAPLPTVEIAIRNQGEADSWCPFLETLTDAEMEKKIRDQDRNTRRMRRLANTAPSW